The Devosia sp. MC521 genome has a segment encoding these proteins:
- a CDS encoding methyl-accepting chemotaxis protein yields the protein MGPGSLWLSTVGGTAAFCVAGSVFLANRLAQTSRRDLARLGQTVGLSERADELDTIAAMSARLAQRVEVAHSYQQALVHLDSAISIVDSFGKVTALSRGLRELVPAAKVGDSIETVLGPGASTRDFLMLGGIRMNTNRYSLPGGGYALEIKPTGQLVQHDDLDALAGALASGQTGFRFDVSSIKHAPGLSAINEALGMMGEGLAQLQSTIAGKSEKLRNPNLPFAEQSQQVLDLLSAFDDFHDDQINTREALETKLSTVKQLLGQFEERAREFEAKADLGRQALAEGVTKLKAMEARVQDAARKAGDARSLASQADKSAQRTHEFVAELDRLTAEIDRMTAGIEDVSFRTNLLALNAAVEAARAGEKGAGFAVVADEVRQLSKLTNRSAKDIRVVADQGRTQARAGLEEADALQNITKALQDNLRNLSNESATMHTEGSVTDMPTRAELARTTANGRLGITPMRAAG from the coding sequence ATGGGACCCGGTTCTCTCTGGCTGAGCACGGTTGGTGGAACTGCCGCTTTTTGTGTCGCCGGGTCCGTGTTTCTGGCCAATAGATTAGCGCAAACCAGCCGACGAGATCTCGCAAGACTGGGACAAACCGTTGGTCTGAGCGAACGTGCTGATGAGCTCGACACAATCGCCGCGATGAGCGCGCGACTAGCGCAGCGCGTTGAGGTTGCGCACAGCTATCAGCAAGCACTCGTGCATTTGGACAGTGCGATTTCGATCGTTGATAGTTTCGGCAAGGTGACCGCCCTTAGTCGCGGACTACGGGAGCTGGTGCCCGCGGCTAAGGTTGGAGACAGTATCGAGACCGTATTGGGGCCCGGCGCATCGACACGGGATTTCCTCATGCTCGGTGGTATTCGTATGAATACCAATCGTTATTCCTTGCCAGGTGGTGGCTACGCCCTCGAAATAAAACCGACCGGGCAGTTGGTCCAGCATGATGATTTGGACGCGTTAGCTGGCGCTTTGGCGAGTGGGCAGACCGGCTTCCGGTTTGATGTCTCGTCTATCAAACACGCTCCCGGGCTGTCGGCAATTAATGAGGCGTTGGGCATGATGGGCGAAGGCTTAGCTCAGCTCCAAAGCACCATAGCTGGTAAGAGCGAAAAGCTCCGCAATCCAAATCTGCCTTTTGCCGAGCAGAGCCAACAGGTTCTAGATCTACTTTCCGCCTTTGACGACTTCCATGATGATCAGATCAACACGCGCGAAGCGCTCGAGACCAAGCTGTCGACAGTCAAGCAACTGCTTGGCCAGTTTGAAGAGCGCGCGCGAGAGTTTGAGGCGAAAGCTGATCTGGGACGCCAAGCTTTGGCTGAGGGGGTAACAAAGCTCAAGGCAATGGAAGCGCGGGTTCAAGACGCCGCGCGCAAGGCAGGAGATGCGCGCTCCCTTGCCAGCCAAGCCGACAAATCTGCACAGCGGACACATGAATTTGTCGCCGAGCTGGACCGTCTAACTGCCGAGATTGATCGCATGACGGCAGGGATTGAGGATGTTTCTTTCCGTACCAATCTTCTCGCACTCAACGCGGCCGTAGAAGCGGCGCGAGCCGGTGAAAAAGGCGCGGGTTTTGCCGTTGTGGCAGACGAGGTCCGTCAGCTTAGTAAGCTTACCAATCGTTCAGCCAAAGACATACGTGTTGTCGCGGATCAGGGCCGGACGCAGGCACGTGCGGGCCTTGAGGAGGCTGATGCGCTGCAAAATATCACCAAGGCACTGCAAGATAATTTACGCAATCTAAGCAATGAGTCGGCGACTATGCACACAGAGGGTAGCGTCACAGACATGCCCACCCGGGCAGAATTGGCCCGGACGACCGCTAATGGCCGCCTTGGGATCACCCCGATGCGGGCCGCCGGATAG
- a CDS encoding methyl-accepting chemotaxis protein: protein MTTSILLLVMVSIIGSVGAISHTLYLTMHQRSIDESEIQQDTNLAVAATILERRISGSILTMAEDGSIVSFQSWAVPPFYDNDVIDSVSRVTKQDAAIYVLEKETGDLVAKTTTLLAADGSRAIDAKITSGDPTLALLGQGETIRSQMTLQGVPYLVAIQPIVGTKGDMMGAILVGTPMANVNAAAGEVLGVIGMVGIPVTIVFALLGFVSSRLISRPIPRLAKTMDVIAEGNYDIEVPYTGFKNEVGAMARAVEVFRENGLRVSQMTEAEAARIVADEDARRAMMANLQDAFGQVVDAAIAGDFSRRVKTEFPDAELNALAGGVNKLVGAFDHGVSEIGTVLSAMAEADFTLRMEGEFEGAFAKLREDTDAVADKLGEVVSQLRHTSGSIKNATGELLSGANDLSERTTRQAATIEETSAAMEQFASTVLSNAERASIASQNASKVTKTAEEGGRVMESANEAMDRITQSSSKISNIIGLIDDIAFQTNLLALNASVEAARAGEAGKGFAVVAVEVRRLAQSAAQASSEVKVLIDQSSSEVATGSKLVNDAASKLASVLDAIRENTKALETIAQQSSEQANSIEEVSSAVRQLDEMTQHNAALVEETNAAIAQAESQANELDLIVEVFAVDAVVAPAHHRSEASVMRPTATERPSRQYSSRGPSSQGNLAVSQDWNDF, encoded by the coding sequence ATGACTACGAGCATTTTGCTCCTCGTCATGGTCTCAATCATTGGCTCGGTTGGTGCTATATCTCATACACTTTACCTGACCATGCATCAGCGCTCGATCGACGAGAGCGAAATACAGCAAGACACCAATCTTGCTGTTGCAGCGACCATTTTAGAGCGCCGAATATCGGGCTCCATTTTGACCATGGCAGAGGATGGAAGCATTGTTTCTTTCCAAAGCTGGGCTGTGCCGCCTTTTTACGACAACGATGTCATCGACAGCGTGAGCCGCGTCACCAAGCAAGACGCCGCTATCTATGTTTTGGAAAAGGAGACCGGCGATCTGGTCGCTAAGACCACGACACTCCTGGCGGCCGATGGGTCTCGCGCTATAGATGCGAAGATTACCAGTGGCGATCCAACTCTTGCCTTGCTCGGGCAAGGTGAAACCATTCGCTCGCAGATGACTTTGCAGGGCGTGCCTTACCTTGTCGCCATTCAGCCTATTGTTGGCACCAAGGGTGACATGATGGGTGCTATCTTGGTTGGCACGCCAATGGCAAACGTCAATGCTGCTGCAGGCGAGGTTCTCGGCGTTATTGGCATGGTCGGTATTCCCGTCACCATCGTCTTTGCTCTGTTGGGTTTTGTCTCATCGCGCCTCATTTCTCGACCCATACCGCGTTTGGCAAAGACTATGGATGTGATTGCCGAGGGCAATTACGACATCGAGGTGCCCTATACCGGCTTCAAGAACGAAGTGGGGGCAATGGCCCGCGCGGTCGAAGTCTTCCGCGAAAATGGTCTGCGCGTTAGCCAAATGACTGAAGCGGAAGCTGCGCGTATCGTGGCTGATGAGGATGCTCGTCGCGCGATGATGGCCAATTTGCAAGATGCCTTCGGGCAGGTCGTGGATGCCGCTATTGCTGGAGACTTCTCGCGTCGCGTTAAGACAGAGTTCCCAGACGCAGAGCTCAATGCTCTGGCTGGAGGCGTAAACAAGCTCGTTGGTGCCTTTGATCACGGTGTCAGTGAAATTGGCACAGTGCTCTCTGCCATGGCCGAGGCTGATTTTACCCTTCGCATGGAAGGTGAATTCGAAGGCGCTTTCGCCAAGCTGCGTGAAGATACAGATGCCGTTGCTGACAAGCTCGGCGAGGTCGTTAGCCAGCTTCGCCACACGTCCGGCTCTATCAAGAATGCAACCGGCGAACTCCTCTCAGGGGCGAATGACCTGTCGGAGCGCACCACACGTCAGGCTGCGACGATTGAGGAAACATCCGCGGCTATGGAGCAGTTCGCCTCCACAGTGCTTTCAAATGCGGAGCGGGCGAGCATTGCGAGCCAGAATGCCTCCAAGGTCACCAAGACCGCAGAAGAGGGCGGCCGCGTAATGGAATCGGCCAATGAGGCGATGGACCGGATCACTCAGTCTTCGTCCAAGATTTCCAACATCATCGGTTTGATCGACGATATCGCCTTCCAAACCAATTTGTTGGCGCTGAACGCTTCGGTGGAAGCCGCACGTGCTGGCGAGGCTGGCAAGGGGTTTGCCGTGGTTGCGGTAGAAGTGCGCCGTTTGGCTCAGTCGGCGGCGCAAGCCTCGTCCGAGGTCAAGGTATTGATCGATCAGTCCAGCTCTGAAGTCGCAACTGGCTCCAAGCTCGTCAATGACGCGGCAAGCAAGCTTGCGAGCGTGCTGGACGCGATCCGCGAAAATACCAAGGCGCTGGAGACCATAGCTCAGCAGAGTTCGGAGCAGGCAAATTCCATTGAGGAAGTCAGTTCCGCGGTGCGTCAGCTCGATGAAATGACCCAGCATAACGCTGCCTTGGTCGAAGAGACTAACGCCGCTATTGCTCAGGCTGAATCGCAGGCGAATGAACTTGACTTGATTGTCGAAGTCTTCGCTGTCGATGCTGTAGTTGCACCTGCGCATCATCGTAGTGAAGCGAGCGTAATGAGGCCTACGGCGACTGAGCGCCCGTCGCGTCAATATTCCTCTCGTGGCCCAAGTTCTCAAGGAAATCTTGCGGTCTCGCAAGATTGGAACGACTTCTAA
- a CDS encoding methyl-accepting chemotaxis protein: MGLFPQLKVAQKLPLAVVGSALVVSAGVGFASYFIGLNTVQSQRDLSMQASLSTAATQVSDYFTAAEVDLRLFVQRSDTVTATKNLTRALDELRMGLAEKAAAQLKVAYITENPTPENRAATDSTPKGATYDAPHKRYHPGFRTLQQERGYSDVLLISASGDVVYSVAKNDDFANNVLTDRASQESGLGKAFASARELKDGQASFVDFSLYSPTGTPQSFMAMPVFERDQNVGVMVLSIAPDAMSARVGALSGLGESGEVVVVGKDGLLRSESVHTEELDVLNTALDTPLIAAAFAGSSAEGISNSYRNAAMVVRAQAISVNGVDWAVVAVQPEKEAYAAVDEMRNSTLLIGGALLGIAAVLGLVFARSISQPISKLTRTMDELAGGRLDSEVEGADRGDEIGAMARSVEVFRANAMRVSEMTEAEAARIISSQAERAQMMQQLQRAFGRVVSAATSGDFGQRVGAEFPDDELNALAHAVNELVETVDRGIAETGKVLSALAQTDLTLRMEGDYEGAFARLQNDTNAVADKLTDIVGQLRSTSGTLKTATGEILSGANDLSERTTRQAATIEETSATMDQLASTVLMNANRASEASDVASSVTQTAEQGGQVMGKATEAMERITQSSSKISNIIGLIDDIAFQTNLLALNASVEAARAGEAGKGFAVVAVEVRRLAQSAAQASSDVKQLVEQSAQEVKGGSRLVADAAHHLQNILTAARSSSALMNGIAVQSREQASSIEEVNSAVRTMDEMTQSNAALVEQMNASIERTENQASELDRIVDIFAISNRQRQEPTASLATTAGVRGLQANLSRKARSYLRPSNAAFEEEWREF; the protein is encoded by the coding sequence ATGGGATTGTTTCCGCAACTTAAAGTTGCGCAGAAGCTGCCGCTTGCTGTCGTTGGTTCAGCATTGGTAGTTAGCGCTGGCGTTGGTTTTGCGAGCTATTTTATTGGTTTGAACACCGTGCAGTCGCAGCGGGACCTGTCCATGCAGGCCTCTCTCAGCACGGCCGCGACGCAAGTCAGCGACTATTTCACTGCAGCTGAAGTGGATTTGCGCCTGTTCGTGCAGCGGTCCGATACGGTCACAGCCACCAAAAACCTAACTCGGGCGCTCGATGAGCTGCGGATGGGCTTGGCAGAGAAAGCCGCTGCCCAACTCAAGGTCGCCTATATTACCGAAAATCCGACGCCCGAAAATCGCGCGGCGACCGACAGTACCCCCAAAGGGGCAACTTACGACGCGCCCCACAAGCGGTATCATCCCGGCTTCCGAACACTGCAGCAAGAGCGCGGCTACTCAGACGTTTTGTTGATCAGCGCGTCCGGCGATGTGGTTTACTCGGTCGCCAAGAACGACGATTTTGCCAACAATGTGCTGACAGATCGCGCTTCTCAGGAGTCTGGCCTAGGGAAGGCCTTTGCCAGCGCACGAGAGCTTAAGGATGGTCAAGCCAGCTTTGTCGATTTTTCGCTCTATTCGCCGACCGGTACGCCGCAGAGTTTTATGGCGATGCCTGTGTTTGAGCGTGACCAGAACGTCGGTGTCATGGTCTTGTCGATCGCTCCCGATGCGATGAGCGCACGCGTTGGTGCCCTTTCCGGATTGGGGGAAAGCGGGGAGGTTGTGGTTGTTGGCAAGGACGGACTTTTGCGCAGCGAAAGTGTCCACACAGAAGAGCTTGATGTGCTCAACACTGCGCTCGACACCCCTCTGATCGCAGCTGCCTTTGCGGGCAGTAGCGCCGAAGGCATTTCCAATAGTTACCGCAATGCGGCCATGGTCGTGCGGGCGCAAGCCATATCCGTCAACGGCGTGGATTGGGCTGTTGTAGCTGTGCAGCCCGAGAAGGAAGCCTACGCAGCGGTCGACGAGATGCGCAACTCGACGCTTTTAATCGGTGGTGCCTTGTTGGGCATTGCGGCGGTGCTCGGCTTGGTGTTCGCCCGCAGCATCAGCCAACCCATCAGTAAACTCACGAGGACGATGGACGAACTCGCGGGCGGACGTCTCGATTCTGAGGTCGAAGGAGCGGATCGCGGCGATGAAATTGGCGCAATGGCGCGTTCCGTCGAAGTTTTCCGAGCCAATGCTATGCGTGTCAGCGAAATGACCGAGGCAGAGGCCGCACGTATTATTTCAAGCCAGGCAGAACGTGCACAAATGATGCAGCAGCTGCAACGGGCGTTTGGACGAGTGGTGTCGGCAGCAACTTCAGGTGACTTTGGGCAGCGTGTCGGGGCAGAATTTCCTGATGACGAGCTCAATGCACTCGCACATGCTGTCAACGAACTGGTCGAAACCGTCGATCGCGGCATAGCTGAAACTGGGAAAGTGCTTTCGGCACTGGCGCAGACCGATCTGACCCTTCGGATGGAGGGCGACTACGAAGGAGCGTTCGCGCGCCTGCAGAATGACACCAACGCAGTCGCTGATAAACTGACTGACATCGTTGGGCAGTTGCGTTCGACATCTGGCACGCTGAAAACGGCAACAGGCGAGATACTCTCTGGCGCGAATGACCTTTCCGAGCGCACCACGCGCCAGGCAGCAACTATCGAAGAAACGTCGGCTACAATGGATCAGTTGGCGTCCACGGTGTTGATGAATGCCAATCGCGCGAGCGAAGCGAGTGATGTAGCGAGCTCAGTTACTCAAACCGCTGAACAAGGCGGTCAGGTAATGGGCAAGGCGACGGAGGCCATGGAGCGCATTACTCAGTCTTCGTCCAAGATTTCAAATATCATCGGGTTGATCGACGATATTGCGTTCCAAACCAATCTGCTTGCACTCAATGCCTCGGTCGAGGCGGCCCGCGCGGGCGAGGCTGGTAAGGGTTTTGCCGTCGTTGCCGTCGAGGTTCGCCGTTTGGCTCAGTCTGCGGCTCAGGCGTCTTCCGACGTCAAACAATTGGTCGAACAGAGTGCGCAAGAGGTGAAGGGTGGCTCGCGCCTGGTGGCTGACGCGGCACATCATCTTCAGAATATTCTTACCGCCGCTCGATCATCCAGCGCGTTGATGAATGGCATTGCGGTGCAAAGCCGTGAACAGGCCTCGTCCATTGAGGAGGTCAATTCTGCGGTCCGCACGATGGACGAGATGACCCAGAGTAACGCTGCACTGGTTGAGCAAATGAATGCTTCGATCGAGAGAACGGAAAACCAAGCCAGCGAACTGGATCGTATTGTTGATATATTTGCGATCAGCAATCGTCAGCGCCAGGAGCCCACTGCAAGCCTCGCGACAACGGCGGGCGTGCGCGGATTGCAAGCCAATCTGTCTCGCAAGGCTCGGAGCTATCTGCGGCCTAGCAATGCTGCTTTCGAAGAGGAGTGGCGGGAGTTTTGA
- a CDS encoding methyl-accepting chemotaxis protein translates to MTALIATLVISGILLSTAAVCTATYITLSNQSRADAMVTLENHMRTAVSLISSEMASTKVEWNEDGSVSRVTAFSMPRVFINHNIIDSVVRLTGGTAMIYGAEQAGQPLNVLTSSFVEESGERSLGSTFAEADPAYNPVVTSGSYRGEGSYGDVGYYIGYQAITNHQNDVIGVIFVGLDKDQIEAGIQQTLWILLIVGAVTLVVLGVLGYLVSSLIMSTIPKLATTMNAIAKGAYETDVPYVQYTNEVGDMARAVEVFRENGLRVNAMTEEERAASERRRIERTDMMVELQAAFGEVVDAAIAGDFTKRVHAEFPDRELNALAASVNSLVETVDRGIGETGDVLAAMAKADFTRRMNGQYQGSFAKLKEDTNAVAESLSDVIGQLRETSRTLKTATGELLSGTNDLSERTTKQAATIEQTSAAMEQLASTVQDNARMADDANASANAVSADAERNGKMMETANDAMDRIAQSSAKISNIVGMIDDIAFQTNLLALNASVEAARAGEAGKGFAVVAVEVRRLAQSAAEASAEVKALIETSAKEVKSGSDLVSSAAKQLKAMLGAVTENAVLMQSIAKASKAQAAAIDEVGVAVRTLDQMTQHNAALVEETNAAIEQTEAQASELDRVVDVFTIQQSEQKRAAPAKREAAGSAPVQRDRVKSAARSYLSQGGTALNADWSEF, encoded by the coding sequence ATGACCGCTCTCATCGCCACATTGGTGATTTCGGGCATTCTTTTATCGACGGCAGCTGTCTGTACGGCCACATATATTACGCTGAGCAATCAATCTCGCGCTGACGCAATGGTCACGCTCGAGAACCATATGCGCACCGCTGTTTCTCTGATCAGCAGCGAGATGGCCTCGACCAAGGTCGAGTGGAATGAAGATGGCAGCGTGAGCCGCGTGACAGCATTTTCGATGCCGCGTGTTTTCATCAACCACAACATCATCGACTCTGTTGTCCGTCTTACCGGTGGCACAGCGATGATTTACGGCGCGGAACAAGCGGGCCAGCCACTGAACGTTCTGACATCGAGCTTTGTAGAGGAAAGCGGAGAACGTAGCCTAGGATCGACATTTGCGGAAGCCGACCCTGCCTATAACCCGGTTGTGACCAGCGGTTCCTATCGGGGCGAGGGTTCCTATGGCGACGTTGGCTACTATATCGGCTATCAGGCGATCACAAATCACCAGAACGACGTCATCGGCGTCATCTTTGTCGGCCTCGATAAGGATCAAATCGAAGCTGGCATTCAGCAGACATTGTGGATTTTGCTGATTGTTGGCGCGGTCACCTTGGTTGTTCTGGGTGTGCTCGGCTATCTGGTTTCGTCGCTGATCATGTCGACCATTCCCAAGCTGGCAACGACCATGAACGCGATCGCCAAGGGCGCGTACGAAACCGATGTACCCTATGTTCAGTACACCAATGAAGTTGGTGATATGGCGCGTGCGGTCGAGGTTTTCCGCGAAAATGGTCTGCGTGTGAACGCTATGACGGAAGAAGAACGCGCTGCTTCGGAGCGCCGCCGTATCGAGCGCACCGACATGATGGTCGAGTTGCAGGCGGCTTTTGGCGAAGTGGTGGACGCCGCTATTGCTGGCGACTTCACCAAGCGCGTTCATGCCGAATTCCCTGATCGTGAGCTCAATGCTCTGGCCGCTAGTGTCAACTCGCTGGTTGAGACTGTCGACCGTGGTATCGGCGAGACCGGCGATGTGCTGGCGGCGATGGCCAAGGCCGACTTCACCCGCCGTATGAACGGTCAGTACCAGGGTTCGTTTGCCAAGCTCAAAGAAGACACCAACGCCGTGGCAGAGAGCCTCTCGGATGTTATCGGGCAGCTGCGCGAAACCTCGCGTACGCTCAAGACAGCAACTGGCGAACTGCTCTCCGGCACCAATGATTTGTCCGAACGCACCACCAAACAGGCGGCGACGATCGAGCAAACCTCTGCTGCGATGGAACAGCTGGCAAGCACCGTGCAGGATAACGCCCGCATGGCTGACGACGCCAACGCTTCGGCCAATGCTGTGTCCGCCGATGCGGAGCGCAACGGAAAGATGATGGAAACGGCAAATGACGCGATGGATCGCATTGCTCAGTCTTCCGCCAAGATTTCCAACATTGTGGGCATGATAGATGACATTGCCTTCCAGACCAATTTGCTGGCACTGAATGCTTCGGTTGAAGCGGCGCGTGCGGGCGAAGCGGGCAAGGGCTTTGCGGTGGTCGCTGTCGAAGTGCGTCGTCTAGCGCAGTCTGCAGCTGAGGCTTCGGCCGAAGTGAAGGCACTGATCGAAACCAGTGCAAAGGAAGTCAAATCAGGCTCGGATCTCGTGTCGAGTGCAGCCAAGCAGCTTAAGGCAATGCTGGGCGCGGTGACCGAGAATGCCGTCCTGATGCAGTCGATTGCCAAGGCCAGCAAGGCCCAGGCCGCTGCAATTGACGAAGTCGGTGTCGCAGTGCGAACGCTCGATCAAATGACTCAGCATAACGCGGCTCTTGTGGAAGAGACGAATGCTGCCATCGAGCAGACCGAAGCACAGGCTAGCGAACTCGACCGTGTTGTGGATGTGTTTACAATCCAACAGTCTGAGCAAAAGCGGGCTGCACCCGCGAAACGTGAAGCGGCGGGTTCGGCTCCGGTTCAGCGTGACCGCGTTAAGAGTGCGGCACGCTCTTACCTCAGCCAGGGCGGCACAGCGCTGAACGCCGACTGGAGCGAGTTCTAA
- a CDS encoding response regulator — translation MPKASAVSVLIVDDQQSMRGICKYILTQLGFKDIIEAKSGRDALTKLEKANVDLIISDWNMEDIDGLTLLKVIRKHPRTAAMPFIMATGRSDKEQVKEAISFGVNNYIIKPFDASTMKKRIEAVIGALT, via the coding sequence ATGCCCAAGGCAAGCGCTGTCAGTGTTCTGATCGTCGATGACCAGCAGTCCATGCGCGGCATCTGTAAGTACATTCTTACTCAGCTTGGCTTCAAAGACATTATTGAAGCCAAGTCAGGTCGCGACGCTCTGACCAAGCTCGAAAAGGCCAATGTCGATCTGATCATTTCCGACTGGAACATGGAAGATATCGACGGGTTGACCTTGTTGAAGGTCATTCGCAAGCATCCGCGTACAGCGGCTATGCCGTTCATTATGGCAACCGGCCGTTCTGACAAAGAACAGGTCAAGGAAGCCATTTCGTTTGGTGTAAACAATTACATCATCAAGCCATTCGATGCTTCGACGATGAAAAAGCGCATCGAAGCCGTAATTGGCGCGCTGACGTAA
- a CDS encoding chemotaxis protein CheD (catalyzes the conversion of glutamine residues to glutamate on methyl-accepting chemotaxis receptors): MTFSTVLGSCISACVRDRVANIGGMNHFLLAEQSGSSRDRFGASARYGAFAMEQLINKVLSAGTGYKPNLEIKVFGGGKIATTLDDVGAKNIEFIRSFLHDEGYITTSEDLGGSYARRVLFKPHSGRAFVKRLDADVGANVAREELAIARRRVVVPAPAVDIELF; this comes from the coding sequence GTGACCTTTTCGACCGTGTTGGGATCGTGCATTTCCGCCTGTGTTCGGGATCGCGTAGCTAATATTGGCGGTATGAACCACTTTTTGCTCGCCGAGCAGTCAGGGTCTTCGCGAGACCGGTTTGGTGCTTCTGCCCGCTATGGCGCCTTCGCCATGGAGCAGCTTATCAACAAGGTTTTGTCTGCTGGCACGGGGTATAAGCCAAACCTCGAGATCAAGGTCTTCGGCGGTGGCAAAATTGCGACGACATTGGACGATGTTGGCGCCAAGAACATCGAGTTCATCCGTTCGTTTCTCCATGACGAAGGTTATATAACGACGAGTGAAGATCTGGGCGGGTCCTATGCCCGCCGCGTGTTGTTCAAGCCCCATTCTGGGAGAGCTTTTGTAAAGCGTCTTGACGCCGATGTCGGTGCGAACGTTGCAAGAGAAGAATTGGCGATTGCACGTCGTCGGGTGGTTGTTCCTGCGCCAGCGGTGGATATCGAACTTTTTTAA
- a CDS encoding protein-glutamate O-methyltransferase CheR, whose translation MEQGEYSLSEREFARIKARVYTVAGISLSDAKRTLVISRLSKILRAHGLPSFDAYVDFLEKGGSAEDSQEFVNALTTNLTRFYREDHHFDHLRQFVGNLINERPRGQRLRIWSAGCSTGQEPYTIGLDLLVAFPELKRWDFKILATDIDTSVIQKASMGVYPESELAGLSAERSRHFEKSNGMIRVPQAVRELISFKQLNLIGQWPMKGPFDAIFCRNVAIYFDKPTQGEVFSRLGKMLAPEGFLYIGHSENLGTSGEAFRLVGKTIYQSREKLNRRAA comes from the coding sequence ATGGAGCAGGGAGAATATTCCCTGAGCGAACGCGAGTTCGCGCGGATCAAGGCGCGGGTCTACACCGTCGCTGGCATTTCTCTAAGTGATGCGAAGCGGACGCTGGTTATTTCCCGCCTGTCCAAGATCCTGCGTGCTCATGGTTTGCCCAGTTTTGACGCCTATGTCGATTTCCTTGAAAAAGGGGGCTCGGCCGAGGATAGTCAGGAGTTCGTCAATGCGTTGACGACCAATTTGACGCGCTTTTATCGCGAAGACCATCACTTTGATCATCTGCGCCAATTTGTGGGCAATCTGATCAATGAGCGTCCACGCGGCCAGCGTCTGCGCATATGGTCGGCGGGTTGCTCAACAGGTCAAGAGCCTTACACGATCGGCCTCGACCTCTTGGTGGCGTTTCCTGAGTTGAAGCGTTGGGATTTTAAAATTCTGGCAACAGACATCGACACGTCCGTGATTCAGAAGGCGTCGATGGGTGTCTACCCAGAGAGTGAATTGGCCGGGTTGAGCGCCGAACGCTCACGTCATTTCGAAAAATCCAACGGCATGATCCGCGTTCCGCAAGCGGTCCGCGAACTCATTTCCTTCAAGCAGTTGAACCTCATTGGCCAGTGGCCGATGAAGGGCCCGTTTGATGCGATTTTTTGCCGAAACGTCGCGATTTACTTTGACAAGCCGACGCAAGGCGAGGTGTTCTCGCGCTTAGGTAAAATGCTGGCGCCAGAGGGATTTCTCTACATCGGGCACTCAGAAAATCTGGGAACGAGTGGTGAGGCTTTCCGGCTGGTTGGTAAGACGATTTACCAGTCCCGCGAGAAACTGAATAGAAGAGCTGCATAA
- a CDS encoding chemotaxis response regulator protein-glutamate methylesterase produces the protein MSIKVLVVDDSALIREVLGRMLTREGDIEVVGTAVDPLEARDKIKQLNPDVVTLDIEMPNMNGLAFLEKLMRLRPTPVVMVSTLTKKGASETLLALELGAVDFVAKPSAEFSGGLEAFGAGLREKIRAAAKSDVRGRTAARGEPVRKEALRTAAAPKGALIAIGASTGGVEAIRTVLSDLPIDCPPVVIAQHMPPGFTGRFAARLDELCALKVLEAEDRMVLEPGHAYVAKGDYHLRVERTSGQLKCRLGQEAQTSGHRPSVDVLFESVAKSVGHMAVGAILTGMGRDGARGLKMMRDAGAYTVGQNQASSLVYGMPRVAFEEGAVVEQASINLIATKLANALAKLKSAA, from the coding sequence ATGAGCATCAAGGTTTTGGTCGTCGACGACTCGGCGCTCATCCGCGAAGTGCTCGGCCGGATGCTAACCCGCGAGGGTGATATCGAAGTCGTTGGCACAGCAGTGGATCCTCTGGAAGCGCGCGATAAGATCAAGCAACTCAATCCCGACGTGGTCACGCTTGATATTGAAATGCCAAACATGAACGGGTTGGCATTTCTCGAAAAACTCATGCGCTTGCGCCCCACGCCTGTGGTCATGGTCTCAACCTTGACCAAAAAAGGGGCGAGTGAAACGCTTCTCGCGCTTGAACTCGGCGCGGTGGATTTCGTCGCCAAGCCGAGCGCTGAGTTCTCGGGTGGGCTCGAGGCCTTCGGCGCCGGTCTGCGCGAAAAAATCCGCGCAGCTGCCAAGTCCGACGTTCGTGGGCGAACTGCTGCGCGTGGAGAACCGGTGCGCAAAGAAGCCCTACGCACCGCTGCGGCCCCTAAGGGGGCGTTGATCGCTATCGGCGCGTCGACGGGTGGGGTTGAGGCGATCCGGACGGTTTTGTCTGATCTGCCAATTGATTGTCCACCGGTTGTCATTGCCCAACACATGCCGCCCGGTTTTACCGGACGTTTCGCCGCCCGACTGGATGAGCTTTGTGCGTTAAAAGTTCTGGAGGCTGAAGACCGAATGGTTCTTGAGCCGGGCCACGCTTACGTTGCCAAAGGGGACTATCACCTGCGTGTCGAGCGGACATCTGGGCAGCTGAAATGCCGCCTTGGGCAGGAAGCACAGACGAGTGGACACCGTCCAAGTGTGGACGTGCTGTTTGAATCTGTAGCGAAGAGCGTCGGTCATATGGCGGTTGGGGCAATTCTGACCGGCATGGGACGCGATGGGGCTCGCGGCCTGAAAATGATGCGTGACGCGGGTGCCTATACTGTTGGGCAAAACCAGGCGTCGTCGCTGGTCTACGGCATGCCACGTGTTGCCTTTGAAGAGGGCGCTGTGGTTGAGCAGGCTAGTATTAACCTGATCGCGACAAAGCTCGCCAACGCTCTGGCAAAGCTCAAATCAGCAGCGTAG